Below is a genomic region from Verrucomicrobiota bacterium JB022.
GACGGCGAAGCTGCTGCCCGTGATGTCGTCGGGCGTACCGGAATCCTGCCGGCTGACGGAGGGTGAGTATTCGATCACATCGGCCAGCTCGGTCGAATCCGTATCGCGGATAAACTCGGAGGTCAGGACGTCCACGGCCTTGGGTAGTTCGAGCATGTTGGTGTTGAAGCGCGTACCGGAAAGCACGTTGGTCGCATACAGCTCGTCTTCGGCTACCGTCACGGTAAAGGGGCTCAGTTCGTAGACAGTGCCATCGGTCTCTTCATCCGCCGTATCTTGCGCATAGGCGGGAGTGAGGGTTGCAAGGGAAAGGGCCAGCAAGCTCAGCCAGCGGTGTGGGTTGCACATGGGAGTAATGGGGGTATTGGGGTTGGGAGAATCGTGAATCTCTGAAGGAAGCCTAAACGGGAGCCTCCAGGGAGCCAATGATGCCCCATGCGGAAACTTGGGCATTAAGTTTGCGCATGGAGGCATCGCCGGGAGCAAGGCGGGGCAGGCCTCCCGGCATGGAAGATCAATCGGTGATATTACCGATGGCTTCGCCGTTGAACTCGACCGGGTCGAGGCGTTGGCCGCCCTCTTCGAGCAAGCGAGCGAGCTGCGGATAATCCAGATCCAGCAAGTCTTTTTGCGAGCGCACGGCCAATGCCGCAGCCGCCCCAGCCGACTGGCCGAGGATCATGAAGACCGGCTCCATCCGCACCGAGCCGTAGGCGGCGTGCGTGGCGGAGACACAGACGGGCACCTGCAGGTTGAGGCACTCGGCTCGCTTGGGCAAGGTGGCCCGCAGGCTGATGCAATACGGGCTGTCGAGCGTGATGTAAAAGCCGCCCTCGGTCCGGACATGCCCGTTTTCGTCGACGCAGTATTGGATATGGTGCGAATCCATCGCGTAAGAGCCCAGGCCCACGCAGTCGCGCACCTCCACCTTGCGCCGGACCACCGGCTCGGTAATCAGAAACTCGCCGAGCATGCGACGGGCTTCGCGCACGTAGAGTTGCGACGGCCAGTGCGCGTTGTCGAGAAACTCATCCTGCGGCAGCCCCCAGGGGCTGTAGAATTCGCGCACGGCCTGCGGAACCCGCGGGTGATTCTGCAAGGTCCAGACAAGGCCGCGCTGGTAGCGCTCGTGGGCCAGACGTACCTGATCGCGCTGCGCGTAATCGAGGAACGGGTAGCGGCGGTTCATACCGATGTAGTCAGTAGAGATGCCGCTGTCGTTGTTCGAATCCGTCTTGCCGCCAGGCACGCGGGCGAGCTTGAAGAAGCGACGCGTCTGGCCTTTCTCGATCGCGCGGAAGAGGATCTCGTAATCGGCCTCCCGATAGCCTTCCGGTTGCGCAATCGCGACCCGGTTGCCCGGCACGTCCGTCAGGCACATGCGGAAGTTATAGGCCTGGATGCGGTCGTCGCCGTCGCCCGCTTGCCCTGCCGCATCGGGGAAGACGCGCTCGAGCAAGCCGCTGGAAGGGTCGCCGGGCACGACATAAGGGTCGATGCCTACCGGCAATTCGTTGCCCGCATGGATGCCGTTGAGCGTCTCGCCGTGCAGCGCATTGGGCTCGCGACCGTAAGTGAAGGACACGCCGGCCTGTGCCATCAAGTCGCCCTCGTAAGTTGCGTCGATGAATTGGCGGGCGGAGAAGGCCTTGCCGGATTCGAGGCGGATCCGCTCGATCCGCCCGCCGTTCTTTTCCACTCCTCCATCCCAGACCAGGCGCTCCCCCTTCAACACAGGGAAGCCGGCCTCGGCGATCATGTCTTCAAAAACTTCGAGGGCCACCCTGGGCTCGAAGCGCCAGCAGGGGCCTTCGGGCTGGCCGTATTTGCGGGCCACCCGCTCGTAGAAGTGGCGCGAAAGGCCGCCGATCGCACGCTCGATGCCGATGTCGGTATCGCCAAGGCCACCAGTCGTGAGGCCGCCGAGGCGATTCTCCGGAGAAACGAGCAGCACATCGAGTCCTTGGCGGCTGCCTTCATAGGCTGCGATTACCGCTGCCGAGGTGCCACCGTAGACGATGAGGTCAAATGAGGTTTTGGTCATAAAAAAGGAGTTGCTTGAAGATTGGGGAAGCAGATCAGCCTTTGACGCCGCCCAGCTGGATGCCACGGATGAGCTGCTTCTGGAGGAAGATGAACGCCACGATCATCGGCAGCACCGCCATGGTGACGGCCGCCATCAAGAGGTGCGTCGACTGGCCTCGGGAGGAATCGAAATAGAGCAGGCCGATGGGCAAGGTGTAACGCTCCATCGTCCGCACCATGATGAGTGGCCAGAAGAAGCTGTTGTAGTTGCCGATAAACGAGAAAATGGTGAGGGTGACGATGCCTGGCCGAGTCAACGGCAGGATGACGTTCCAGAAGATCTGCCAGTGGTTGGCGCCGTCGATCTCTGCCGCCTCGTCGAGCGAGCGCGGGATGCCGAGCATGAACTGGCGAAGCAGGAAGGTGCCAAAGGCGGTAAACGCAGCCGGCAGGATGAGCC
It encodes:
- a CDS encoding FAD-dependent oxidoreductase; amino-acid sequence: MTKTSFDLIVYGGTSAAVIAAYEGSRQGLDVLLVSPENRLGGLTTGGLGDTDIGIERAIGGLSRHFYERVARKYGQPEGPCWRFEPRVALEVFEDMIAEAGFPVLKGERLVWDGGVEKNGGRIERIRLESGKAFSARQFIDATYEGDLMAQAGVSFTYGREPNALHGETLNGIHAGNELPVGIDPYVVPGDPSSGLLERVFPDAAGQAGDGDDRIQAYNFRMCLTDVPGNRVAIAQPEGYREADYEILFRAIEKGQTRRFFKLARVPGGKTDSNNDSGISTDYIGMNRRYPFLDYAQRDQVRLAHERYQRGLVWTLQNHPRVPQAVREFYSPWGLPQDEFLDNAHWPSQLYVREARRMLGEFLITEPVVRRKVEVRDCVGLGSYAMDSHHIQYCVDENGHVRTEGGFYITLDSPYCISLRATLPKRAECLNLQVPVCVSATHAAYGSVRMEPVFMILGQSAGAAAALAVRSQKDLLDLDYPQLARLLEEGGQRLDPVEFNGEAIGNITD